Below is a window of Drosophila nasuta strain 15112-1781.00 chromosome X, ASM2355853v1, whole genome shotgun sequence DNA.
TAAGCAGCGTTAACAATTGCTCTCGTCAGGAAtacataaatgttttttttttattgaatgaatttgaaaatgttgcaatactcattaatattttcttaatcATTTTCAGCGTCAGTTCGATGAGAATGGAAATGCGTTAAGTGACAGCTACGCTGGCGGCAGCAACgtgtgcaacagcaactcaagCAGCGGTGGCTCCTCATCCACTCAGCAGTTTACGACGCTCATCAGCTCTGCTTTAAGTGCTGGCAATggttgccaacaacaacaacagcaacagttgcaacagcaacagcgctCAAATAGTGTGTCCACATTGCTGTCCACTGGCAACTCGAATggagcagcaaccacagcgatggcagcagctgctgctgtttcggCTACGTTCAACAatcagttgcagcagcagacgcCAATGATTGCTGGAGCTGTTTCCTCctcctcaacaacaacaaccacatcgcaacagcaacaacaacagcagcagcaaccactgACGAAACTCAAGTCGAAGAAAAAGTCACAGCAAGAGAGGAATACAACAACTGTGGATGTGGAGTCAGTGGCTGGTTATCGAGGCAAAGATCCCGTCGAGCAGCTGGTGAAATACATTGAGAACGATGCGAATGCATCGTCATCGAATGCTGctgtgcagcagcaaaagaaaaaggagCGCAAGAAACAGAACAAGCTGAAGAAATGTAATTCACTCGAAGAGTTGCGCAGCTGTGCCAAGATCGAAGTCGATGAACTAAAGCGTCAGGCAGCAACCACCGAAATGATGCgcaacaatggcaacggcagcagcaacggcggcagcagcaacagcagcagcagcagcgctggCAACAAGAAaggcggcaacaacaagcataATTCAGCCTCGGTGGCGGACATCAACAAGAATTGCAAcaaggagcaacagcaacaagagcaaccaACTTCGTCTTCTTCTAAAGCAACCACACGCAAAGGCGAACGTCGCTCTTGGGGCACCGAGGAGCTGCAATATTTGGGTGAACCAACGTTGAACAACTGGACTGAGCCATTGCCAACTGCAATGTCAGAAACAATGTTGCCAGCAGccacatcaacagcagcagcagcaacaacatccacAACATTGTCTGCTTTGGCGTTGCCCACTTTAGCTCGCATGTCCGAGTTGGAGGCGTTGAACACGGTGCTCAGCGAGACGGCCGAGTTTCATGTGGTcaccaagaagaagaagccaAAGAAACAACGCGCCGTCACCATGGACGATGCTGCtgtggcagcggcagccacaACCGGTGGCAACTTGCAGCGTATGCAACAGATAACAAAGTCTGCCTCATCGAACATGATGTCGCAACGTTTGCGTAGCGATTACTACAACAATCATTacggacagcagcagcaacagtataataagcagcagcaacaatatcaacagcagcagcaatcatcgcatcatcagcagcagcagcagcaatcacatgCCTCGCATGCCACAAGCGGAGGCAACTCGGTGGCAgcttcctcctcctcgtctGCTCAAGACAATTCGCGTCGCAAGTCAACATCGTCGATGCCGCCATCGGAGAAATCCGATTCCAGTGATCTCGATTCGGTGCATTCGCTGCCCATACAGACGGGCaagaagaagagcaacaacaagcgcGCTGCCGTCCAGGCCAAGCACACCTcacacaagaacaacaacagcaaccaaaacaataacaacaattcaCCTGCGCCAATTTCATATGCGGACATTGCACGCAACAAACGCGAAgctttggccaacaacaacagcgaagaGTTGGACGCCAATGAAACTGCTGctcaacagcaactgcaactcgacagcagcaacagcagcagtgccagcaacagcagcgccagcagcaacaacaacaagctgaaGGCCAAGTCAAAGTTGCGTCCCGATTTCCCTGAGTTGCCTGGCGCAATTTCAGGCGCCACAgtttcggctgctgctgctttgatTAGCTACTCGCAGAGCTtgaatgcaacagcagcagcagcagccacagagGATACcgaggagcagcaacagccacagccacagttgttgccatcaacagcagcaacaacagttgccaaTGTAACGCCAACAAACAGCACAAATGCTGCTTCGATTGTTGCTTCGGTGTCGGCGCCGCCAGCGTTGCAAAAGTCCAAAAGCGTTGAACACGATGCgagcagctacagcagcaatCTAGATCTGCAATATCCGGCACTGGAGAAGACCGTAAAGCGTCACAGCGTCAACAATGTGTCTGCGTtgccatcaacaacagcagcagcagctggaagcaacaacaacagctataactttgcagcagcagcgaagcAATTGGATGTGACGCCCACAGGAGCAACTACCTCAGTCTCAATCAAGGCGAAAACAAAGTCAAAGGAGCTGTCGcccaccaacagcaacagcagcaacaacagtagcagtaacaacagcagcaacaacagcaagaagcTGGAGAAGcaaaagtcaacaacaaccacaacaactagTCAGGAGGATGCCTCAACACCTCCTCCAGTTAGTTTTAGCTTTGTTAGCTGCGGCACAGCAACCGGAAGTGGCATCATTACGTTCAAAACTACAGCAGCCACTCAAACGGATGGCGTGAAGAAGATCAACAGCAGTGGAACAACCTCAACGGGAGCTCAGACACAAACATCGGCGCTGCCAGCGGCGGGCAATCGACCGGCGGTGATAATACTCAACGATGATCGCGACTCGAAGCTGGGCAGGCTCAACAACGAGTTCATCTTTGGCGACTTCAACGAGGACGAACTGAAGCTGTTCGATGATGTGAGTGAAAAGGAGCTGACCGAGGAGAAGGTTGCcaagtcgtcgtcgtcgtcgtccacAGTTTCAACGGGCACGTTGACTGAAGTTTCCACACCGCCAACAGTTGCTACCACCGatgaacagcaacagcagcagcagcaacaacaacagttgcaactcCTGTTGAACGATTCTAACGATAATTCAGCATGCATGGACATGCTGTTGATCTCAGGGCAGGCGGCGCAGTCGTCGCCCAATGCAGCAAACACAACGTTGATGGCAGccaacaacagtagcagcaacaacgttAACAATTCGTCCACATCCTCGACAGCTTCGTCGTCCGCCTCATGCTCAACCTCGGCCTCCTCATCGacgctgagcagcagcagcaacgcaaatggaaatggaaatacGAATGATGCCAACGCTCTACAATCTGCCACAAATATGGCAAATCAATCGAACGACAGCGGCATCTATGCCACAGCAAACACTTCATCAAcatcaacttcaacttctgCTGGGCACATCAAGGATCAGGTGAATCATTTCCTCAGCAAGGCGAGCAGCCACAGTCAtcacagcagccacagcagcagcagctgtagcagcaGCCACGATGATCCGTTGCTGCCGATGCAACAGCTCGAGACGTGCAACGACATCGAAACTGCCATCATTGCCGCTGCTCGCGCTGCAGCCGAAGCTGCACTCAGCACCAACTCGAGTCGCCGCAACTCGCAggagcaacagttgcagttgagCGGCAAATCGAAAGTGCGACCAGCTCTTTATATGACCTACGATGATGCCACAGCTGCCACAGCGGCATCGGAGGGTAAAGATGAGGAAGCCGCTCAGCTGCGCGAATTGAGTTTCATGCCTGATCTGAAAAGCGattttgttgccgctgccccaacatcagcaacaacagcaacagctgctgctgccatcaCGCTGCCACTGCCATTGCCGCTGCCGCTCTCCACGCAACTGTTGCCACGTTTGGCGATGCAGGCCAACACCGAACTCATTGTGGAATACATCACCAACTGTAAGTGTTTCGCATTTCGTGGCCACAAAATTGAACTACACTTTACTCGCTCAACAATCACATTTCAAGAAGAAATTTCAAGCATTTCAAGCCAGTTGTAAAACATTTAAGTTTAAGTAAAACATTTAAGTTCACTTAAGTTTATTTGCTTAACGGCCACATTGTTTGGTCCAAGTTAAGGCCCTTGACAGCTATCCAACTTAGTGGCTACAATGTAGTTGGCTTTAAAATTGAACTTTATTGTATGCGCTTAACGATCACacttaaagaaataactttaaacATATTCTAGCCAGTTGTAAAACATTTATGTCACCTTCACCTTACGTTTAATAGCTTAAAGGCCTCTTTGTTTGGTCCAAGTTAAAACCGTTTACGGCACTTCAAATTAGTGGCTGCAATGCAATTGCACTCAAATTGAACTATATTTAACTTGTTTAACTATCATACTTGAAGAAGTAATTTCAATTAAGAGACATTTGCTTCGTCTGAGGTTAACTCACTTAACGgccaatttgtttgtttcaatttaaagCCTTTTATGGCACTTCAACTTAGTGGCCACATTGCAATTGACACTTAAATGTAACTGTAGATAACTCACTCAACAATCACACTTAAGAAAGTAATTTCTATTATGTCTAATCAGTTTAAACATATTTCTGTTGCTTTGTCGTAAGTTTAATCGCTTAACAGCCAATTTTGTTGGGTCCAAAATGAGGTCGTTAAGCAAGGCAAATAAGCAAAGTAAGCCATGTGCATTAGAGGGCATAGAATATCAGGAAAGAAGTTTAAATTAccatattttgtttagttgGCATGACATTTAAGTGCATTCATAGGATAAGAGCAGCATATTTTCTACAAATGCTTCTGAAACATGAAAAAAACCTTTTAAGTAAAGCTAATTTATTGTTAGCTTAGATGCCAAAGAATTTCAGTGCATTCATTAGATTTTTAACAAATCTTTCTTGAAATCTGTATATGTGAAGAAAAAACTTGAATATCAATTTATgctgtatatttgtatttaatgaaatttaggCATTTGGTTTTAGGAATATTAAAACAAGTTTAGCAGACATGACATTTAAGTGCATTCATTTCTTAAACATGAAAAAAAACACTGTGATGTATATTAGTAGTATTTAATGAAGTTTAATAGTTACTC
It encodes the following:
- the LOC132797155 gene encoding serine-rich adhesin for platelets isoform X3, which produces MGQPAPDVIATATALHQRSGATTKGKTQDDQNVGKRLKKKKEQLEALREARKAKRIPSSSTTTNHMSFNCEQLLGALNQQMQKQQQQQQQQYPSEGNNKDSGVPVKEFLIDDPLHFSMLEQSSKNQQLLLQQQQQQQQQQFAGNNNAAGQFSLSMEDHKRKVETGYVSFNDSYTACSSVYGVGGISGGSGSGSGSSSGSGSVNDGASKSGSVAGSSEMFAGGAADMRPAKMGRMMTAAAAAVVASHGAKATTRQFDENGNALSDSYAGGSNVCNSNSSSGGSSSTQQFTTLISSALSAGNGCQQQQQQQLQQQQRSNSVSTLLSTGNSNGAATTAMAAAAAVSATFNNQLQQQTPMIAGAVSSSSTTTTTSQQQQQQQQQPLTKLKSKKKSQQERNTTTVDVESVAGYRGKDPVEQLVKYIENDANASSSNAAVQQQKKKERKKQNKLKKCNSLEELRSCAKIEVDELKRQAATTEMMRNNGNGSSNGGSSNSSSSSAGNKKGGNNKHNSASVADINKNCNKEQQQQEQPTSSSSKATTRKGERRSWGTEELQYLGEPTLNNWTEPLPTAMSETMLPAATSTAAAATTSTTLSALALPTLARMSELEALNTVLSETAEFHVVTKKKKPKKQRAVTMDDAAVAAAATTGGNLQRMQQITKSASSNMMSQRLRSDYYNNHYGQQQQQYNKQQQQYQQQQQSSHHQQQQQQSHASHATSGGNSVAASSSSSAQDNSRRKSTSSMPPSEKSDSSDLDSVHSLPIQTGKKKSNNKRAAVQAKHTSHKNNNSNQNNNNNSPAPISYADIARNKREALANNNSEELDANETAAQQQLQLDSSNSSSASNSSASSNNNKLKAKSKLRPDFPELPGAISGATVSAAAALISYSQSLNATAAAAATEDTEEQQQPQPQLLPSTAATTVANVTPTNSTNAASIVASVSAPPALQKSKSVEHDASSYSSNLDLQYPALEKTVKRHSVNNVSALPSTTAAAAGSNNNSYNFAAAAKQLDVTPTGATTSVSIKAKTKSKELSPTNSNSSNNSSSNNSSNNSKKLEKQKSTTTTTTSQEDASTPPPVSFSFVSCGTATGSGIITFKTTAATQTDGVKKINSSGTTSTGAQTQTSALPAAGNRPAVIILNDDRDSKLGRLNNEFIFGDFNEDELKLFDDVSEKELTEEKVAKSSSSSSTVSTGTLTEVSTPPTVATTDEQQQQQQQQQQLQLLLNDSNDNSACMDMLLISGQAAQSSPNAANTTLMAANNSSSNNVNNSSTSSTASSSASCSTSASSSTLSSSSNANGNGNTNDANALQSATNMANQSNDSGIYATANTSSTSTSTSAGHIKDQVNHFLSKASSHSHHSSHSSSSCSSSHDDPLLPMQQLETCNDIETAIIAAARAAAEAALSTNSSRRNSQEQQLQLSGKSKVRPALYMTYDDATAATAASEGKDEEAAQLRELSFMPDLKSDFVAAAPTSATTATAAAAITLPLPLPLPLSTQLLPRLAMQANTELIVEYITNSWNAVVKSKHVYIYNEENESQT
- the LOC132797155 gene encoding serine-rich adhesin for platelets isoform X1; amino-acid sequence: MGQPAPDVIATATALHQRSGATTKGKTQDDQNVGKRLKKKKTKYDTWEDSDFNDLDDASLKKLLEEAYWYRNPGDRKNKSERFLQMLKKAEYDEENSYRAIKNSLARNTSAASAAAVAATSSGGGGGGGVYHHSHSSSVGSASNFAAAAHNNNSNINCNSNSYTTTTNHRSANQRHKQGGSLQDLVEATHRSELATTSAAAATAATQRFNCDYQLGGNAANRANRRQQQQQQSNNNNCNNSNQNTVLASKKTKNNNSNSSVSARQREGGSLPSSVNLEASSMDAKLKQALMMSDNAHDPNASNNNNNSSSLPSQLNETGTKTTTTTTTAATSSSSSSRIFDDFDVDDVVAAMQRQEQLEALREARKAKRIPSSSTTTNHMSFNCEQLLGALNQQMQKQQQQQQQQYPSEGNNKDSGVPVKEFLIDDPLHFSMLEQSSKNQQLLLQQQQQQQQQQFAGNNNAAGQFSLSMEDHKRKVETGYVSFNDSYTACSSVYGVGGISGGSGSGSGSSSGSGSVNDGASKSGSVAGSSEMFAGGAADMRPAKMGRMMTAAAAAVVASHGAKATTRQFDENGNALSDSYAGGSNVCNSNSSSGGSSSTQQFTTLISSALSAGNGCQQQQQQQLQQQQRSNSVSTLLSTGNSNGAATTAMAAAAAVSATFNNQLQQQTPMIAGAVSSSSTTTTTSQQQQQQQQQPLTKLKSKKKSQQERNTTTVDVESVAGYRGKDPVEQLVKYIENDANASSSNAAVQQQKKKERKKQNKLKKCNSLEELRSCAKIEVDELKRQAATTEMMRNNGNGSSNGGSSNSSSSSAGNKKGGNNKHNSASVADINKNCNKEQQQQEQPTSSSSKATTRKGERRSWGTEELQYLGEPTLNNWTEPLPTAMSETMLPAATSTAAAATTSTTLSALALPTLARMSELEALNTVLSETAEFHVVTKKKKPKKQRAVTMDDAAVAAAATTGGNLQRMQQITKSASSNMMSQRLRSDYYNNHYGQQQQQYNKQQQQYQQQQQSSHHQQQQQQSHASHATSGGNSVAASSSSSAQDNSRRKSTSSMPPSEKSDSSDLDSVHSLPIQTGKKKSNNKRAAVQAKHTSHKNNNSNQNNNNNSPAPISYADIARNKREALANNNSEELDANETAAQQQLQLDSSNSSSASNSSASSNNNKLKAKSKLRPDFPELPGAISGATVSAAAALISYSQSLNATAAAAATEDTEEQQQPQPQLLPSTAATTVANVTPTNSTNAASIVASVSAPPALQKSKSVEHDASSYSSNLDLQYPALEKTVKRHSVNNVSALPSTTAAAAGSNNNSYNFAAAAKQLDVTPTGATTSVSIKAKTKSKELSPTNSNSSNNSSSNNSSNNSKKLEKQKSTTTTTTSQEDASTPPPVSFSFVSCGTATGSGIITFKTTAATQTDGVKKINSSGTTSTGAQTQTSALPAAGNRPAVIILNDDRDSKLGRLNNEFIFGDFNEDELKLFDDVSEKELTEEKVAKSSSSSSTVSTGTLTEVSTPPTVATTDEQQQQQQQQQQLQLLLNDSNDNSACMDMLLISGQAAQSSPNAANTTLMAANNSSSNNVNNSSTSSTASSSASCSTSASSSTLSSSSNANGNGNTNDANALQSATNMANQSNDSGIYATANTSSTSTSTSAGHIKDQVNHFLSKASSHSHHSSHSSSSCSSSHDDPLLPMQQLETCNDIETAIIAAARAAAEAALSTNSSRRNSQEQQLQLSGKSKVRPALYMTYDDATAATAASEGKDEEAAQLRELSFMPDLKSDFVAAAPTSATTATAAAAITLPLPLPLPLSTQLLPRLAMQANTELIVEYITNSWNAVVKSKHVYIYNEENESQT
- the LOC132797155 gene encoding serine-rich adhesin for platelets isoform X2; amino-acid sequence: MLKKAEYDEENSYRAIKNSLARNTSAASAAAVAATSSGGGGGGGVYHHSHSSSVGSASNFAAAAHNNNSNINCNSNSYTTTTNHRSANQRHKQGGSLQDLVEATHRSELATTSAAAATAATQRFNCDYQLGGNAANRANRRQQQQQQSNNNNCNNSNQNTVLASKKTKNNNSNSSVSARQREGGSLPSSVNLEASSMDAKLKQALMMSDNAHDPNASNNNNNSSSLPSQLNETGTKTTTTTTTAATSSSSSSRIFDDFDVDDVVAAMQRQEQLEALREARKAKRIPSSSTTTNHMSFNCEQLLGALNQQMQKQQQQQQQQYPSEGNNKDSGVPVKEFLIDDPLHFSMLEQSSKNQQLLLQQQQQQQQQQFAGNNNAAGQFSLSMEDHKRKVETGYVSFNDSYTACSSVYGVGGISGGSGSGSGSSSGSGSVNDGASKSGSVAGSSEMFAGGAADMRPAKMGRMMTAAAAAVVASHGAKATTRQFDENGNALSDSYAGGSNVCNSNSSSGGSSSTQQFTTLISSALSAGNGCQQQQQQQLQQQQRSNSVSTLLSTGNSNGAATTAMAAAAAVSATFNNQLQQQTPMIAGAVSSSSTTTTTSQQQQQQQQQPLTKLKSKKKSQQERNTTTVDVESVAGYRGKDPVEQLVKYIENDANASSSNAAVQQQKKKERKKQNKLKKCNSLEELRSCAKIEVDELKRQAATTEMMRNNGNGSSNGGSSNSSSSSAGNKKGGNNKHNSASVADINKNCNKEQQQQEQPTSSSSKATTRKGERRSWGTEELQYLGEPTLNNWTEPLPTAMSETMLPAATSTAAAATTSTTLSALALPTLARMSELEALNTVLSETAEFHVVTKKKKPKKQRAVTMDDAAVAAAATTGGNLQRMQQITKSASSNMMSQRLRSDYYNNHYGQQQQQYNKQQQQYQQQQQSSHHQQQQQQSHASHATSGGNSVAASSSSSAQDNSRRKSTSSMPPSEKSDSSDLDSVHSLPIQTGKKKSNNKRAAVQAKHTSHKNNNSNQNNNNNSPAPISYADIARNKREALANNNSEELDANETAAQQQLQLDSSNSSSASNSSASSNNNKLKAKSKLRPDFPELPGAISGATVSAAAALISYSQSLNATAAAAATEDTEEQQQPQPQLLPSTAATTVANVTPTNSTNAASIVASVSAPPALQKSKSVEHDASSYSSNLDLQYPALEKTVKRHSVNNVSALPSTTAAAAGSNNNSYNFAAAAKQLDVTPTGATTSVSIKAKTKSKELSPTNSNSSNNSSSNNSSNNSKKLEKQKSTTTTTTSQEDASTPPPVSFSFVSCGTATGSGIITFKTTAATQTDGVKKINSSGTTSTGAQTQTSALPAAGNRPAVIILNDDRDSKLGRLNNEFIFGDFNEDELKLFDDVSEKELTEEKVAKSSSSSSTVSTGTLTEVSTPPTVATTDEQQQQQQQQQQLQLLLNDSNDNSACMDMLLISGQAAQSSPNAANTTLMAANNSSSNNVNNSSTSSTASSSASCSTSASSSTLSSSSNANGNGNTNDANALQSATNMANQSNDSGIYATANTSSTSTSTSAGHIKDQVNHFLSKASSHSHHSSHSSSSCSSSHDDPLLPMQQLETCNDIETAIIAAARAAAEAALSTNSSRRNSQEQQLQLSGKSKVRPALYMTYDDATAATAASEGKDEEAAQLRELSFMPDLKSDFVAAAPTSATTATAAAAITLPLPLPLPLSTQLLPRLAMQANTELIVEYITNSWNAVVKSKHVYIYNEENESQT